ATCCTTATCACAGGAGATAATAGGTTCTGTGCAAGAAAGCTGTATAAACACATTTGttactttttcattaatttactaCCCCAAGCAAAAACCCTTTGATTTTGTCAAATCTTCATGTCATTCTTTGtctaaaaagatatataaacagCTTAGCTTCAGTCACTTTCCAGGTCCAGAAATTATAGAGCCTCTTCAtgtaaaaaaagtgaattttgttgtttttcttctgttaatcagTCATATGACCAGTTTTGGAACCTTTGATTATTAAACTAGCCAAAAGAACATAGAAGCATGGAGGAAAAATTTAGTGCCTACAATAGAATCATCATTAAGTGAGGGATCCTGGAAGTTTTATTCGTCATAGTTGAAAAGTGGAAGGAACCCATATATCTATTAATGAGTGAATGTTTCAACAAATTAtcatgaaaaacatgaaatactactcagcaacaaTAAAGGAACAAATGATCAATACATAGAGAAGCATAAAGGAATCTCAAGAGAATTACGTTCTATAAAAATGCCAATcccaaacaattaaaaatggtatgatattacttataaaatattttcaaatgataaaaaCATAGTGGGAGAAAGCAAATTAATGATGACCAGGGGTTAGGAATGGtggcagaggaggaagtgggTGTGGTTATAAAGGGTAGCCAAGGGGAACTTGTGATTGAATAGGTACTTATTTGTATGGAGGTTGCACAGAATAGAATGACTAAAATGGTGCAAtattcagtaaaagaaaaataaaagcaaaacagaaatagtaaACAGACATATGATAGAATCCATGAAATAAGAAGTAACAGTAACTAAGGGATAGGAATCCCTGTCTCTGAGGGATAAGTAAAAACAATCGCATGAGCAACAAATCATGAGGCAGCACCTCATATCCACGTAATGTACTATTTTAATTccctaaacattttaaatactgcAATAGGACAATGTTTAAAATTTCTACTCCTACTTTTGAGGAGACCACTATAGAAATGTTGATTTTTCATGGGTAAGCCTTACAGACACATTTTTGTCAAGACTCTTGTGTGCTACAAAAGGAGTTAACTGAGagtgaaaaaaagagaggaaggaagaaagaaggaaaaaggaaggaaatgattaaAGGAGACGGtcaggaaggaaaaacagaaagaaaatgtctcAGGCAATTAAAAGACAATCTCCAGACATTTTGTTACACTCTCAATACTTTAGGGATTTGCTTGGTATTTCCTCAGGGTGTCTCCTAAGGTGAAAGAAATCCATAAATCATTCTCACTTAGCCATGCTTGTAACAAAGGAGGGAGTCATGACAGAGACTTCATTTCAGGTAAAATGATAGAATATTTCACCTGACACCTTTTGTTTCCAATATCAACAATTTAAAGTAACATATCCAAAGTTCCAATTTAGTTCAATGGCAAAGCCTAAGCCAAATGAGACcatttctgattcatttttctttgttttccactGCTCAGTAACTGAATGCCTGCTCTTATctcttcatattcattttttgagtatttttgcatgGATTAACACATTAAATGATGAAAAGCATCTTTGAGACATCAtcatgatatttatttatataaacaatGATATTGCTAATGAGTCTAAAACTGAGAGCAAATGACGTATAATTAAAGAGACGTGCATTCTcagaaactggaaaaattaaGAAGCTATAGGTATTCAGTCTCTCATGTTTATGTCCTTCCAAATTCTTAGTTATTTAGTACCTGAGATCGCTGTGATCCCTTCAAtagtaatttaatatttaatgattatttaaataaatgtataagtaTGATTCTTTCCTGATCTCTTGAAGAGGCAAGAGATTTCCACCTCACGATAACATGAGAAAAGTGTTACTGGATATTAGCAGACGTTTAAGTAATGGTGCAGTGTTCTTCAGTGTCAAATGGAACCTGAGAGAAGCAGATGTAATTATCTCATGGagtacagctttaaaaaataatgatcttTGGTATTCAACAAAGATGTTTAACTATGAAAAAGGTGTCTCTCTTCATAGAATGCTAAAGCCTgtgagaaaacaaaagcatttctattttttcttatcttACAGGAAAATTGGAATTTAACAAGTCTGAATTTTCTCAGCATTTCATATTgcaaaaaaaccctaaggaacaaaaataagatttataCTGTGTCTTAATAAATTTGTTAAAGATATTTATCTAAAATCACTATCATGATGACACACAGTTCCATATTTATGATATAAGGTGACTATCAGGAAGTCCCACAATTGTAAGTGATATTTTAAGTGAGTTAAATGCAAACTTTATGtaatcattttcatatttaatgttataaagaattttatatttattttcttataaatcatTTAGAACCTACTGTCATTGTAATTTTCATTATAACCAGcatcatttctattcttttaaagaaaatatttaggctTACAGtactttaaatttaataattctcTTACCTATATCTGCTATCCACCTCTTACTCTGGTGTATTCTTAATCTATGAATTATTAGGAATGTTcagatacatttttaatgtttgatataaacacatttatttgtgttttgtatTATATCATagtttgaaggagttcccatagcCTTAATGGGGGGAATAATTTAAAGTCACATCCAAGAATCCACATGAAGCCtttctttattgtattttctttcacCTCTATAGTATCATGTAACATAGAgactttaaccatttttaaaaagtatgatatAGCTTTATCCAAAGGAAGTTTTTATGACATtcacatattcatatattcaacAATGCCAATAACTCCCCTTTGTTCCAGTTTGCTCAGATTTCTTCTATTCTCCTGGATTCTTGCATGATGAAGTGCACTTGATTGCTACATACAAGTTAGTATACATCAATTAAAGTGAATATGCCCTGATGCATTTTAAGATTAATATTTGAGAATATTTGTGTcagaataaacatatttatatcttattaaaatagctaagaaattgagaagataaataatccaaaataattgCACTCCTATGCCCCCGTTTTAGGCCCAGAGAAGGGGGAAGAACAGGGCTTGTAGTTAGTTACATGCCTTCTGTCCTCCTTCCCTTAACTGTCAACTCTTCATCATCAGAGCCTTGACAAAGAAGGAATATCACAGTGCAGAAGAATTTACACACAAATACATTAATAAACGCTCTTTAAGATACATTATTAtcaccattaaaaaattaaaattaaaactcctACATACTCGACTTCAAGGTAGTACAGACACATAGAATCATCTAATCTTCATTTACCCAGTCCTGTATGTATGGACTGGTTTTGCATATGAGAATAAAGAGTTCCACATAAGTTATATTATTTGCCAAAGTAACCCTTTTTAAATACCATAAAGGGAGATGGTAATTAAAGCAGAGATCCCATGTATCTGTGTTatctttgtatgtatgtatgtttgaaTCTATCAATCTAACATCTGTCTATAGTAAGTCTCATATATTTCTTTACATAAAGACTAATAATACTCACTGAAACTCATTATTGTGTTCTTATTTATATACCTATTATCTGTCAAGTATATGAACTTCTTCAGCCTGTATCACCAGTATATAGGACTTTACAGAACTATGTGTTAAACCAGTGGGTtctataattttttgaaatttctggccttaaatattattataatcattatttaattgtataataaactttattatataattgatatattgtcattttattaaatgtGATTTATTCATGTCACTATGTGATTGCAATTATATAAATGACTAATAGAAAACTAACAATAATAGCACATTATATGTAAGTGACCccaattttttaactttttccttttagatatcTGTGTCTATATATCTGTATCCATACCTCTATATGTATCtacatctatctatgtatctatgttaCTTGTTTATCTACCATCTAGCTATACAATTGTAGTTTTTCAACCTTTGCATGATTGAGATTTCAAACTGATATGGAACATTGTAAGATGTTTAGAAGCATAATTGACCTCTAATCACTATCTGGAAGTATCTCCCCACTCCCAGTTGCGACAAGCATGCCTTCTAAACATTGACAAATGTTCTTTGGTTAGTGAAATAACTTCCATTTGAGAACCAGAAagtgtctctgtctctatctttatttatgtatattattatatgtaGAATATGGGTTTATTTTCAAATACCTTAAATTGGGAAGTTTAGATATATCTAATGTATACTAACTTTGCTAATTAAAGCCTCCCAGATGATAATACATAGAAGCTATTGACTAATGCTCTTGCTATTTTTTCTATCCAGAAGAGGTGCTCTAACAACCAGCatggaaacagaaaatctaaCCACACTAAATGAATTCATCCTTATGGGAATCACAGACCGCCCTGAGCTGCAGGCTCCATTATTTGGGCTGTTTCTCCTCATCTATGTGATCTTAGTGGTGGGCAACTTGGGCATGGTCATCCTCACCAAGGTGGATGCCAGGCTCcaaacacccatgtacttctttgtTAGACACTTGGCTTTTACTGACCTTGGTTGTTCCACAACAGTAGGACCCAAAATGTTAGTAAATTTTGTTGTGGATCGAAATGCAATCCCCTATTATTCTTGTGCTACACAACTAGCATTCTTTATTGTGTTCATTATTAGTGAACATTTTATTCTATCTGcaatgtcctatgaccgctatgtggccatctgtcaccctctGCTCTACCCAGTTATCATGTCACAAAAGGTATGTTGGGTGCTGGTGGCAATCCCCTATCTCTATAGCACATTTGTGTCTCTTCTCATCAgtataaagatatttaatttatccttctgtggctatggtgtcatCAGGCATTTCTACTGTGACATCTTCCCTTTGTTGTCCTTGCTCTGCTCAAATACACATGAAGTTGAACTCATCATTCTGATCTCCGCAGGTTTTAATTTGATTTCATCCCTCCTGATAGTGCTTGTGTCTTACCTATTTATTCTTGAAGCCATTCTCAGGATGAACTCTGCTGAAGGTAGGCACAAGGCTTTTTCAACCTGTGGATCCCACCTGACAGTGGTCACCGTGTTCTATGGGACTCTGATATTTATGTATGTGCAACCAGAGTCCAGCCATTCCTTTGACACTGATAAAGTGGCTTCTATATTTTACACCCTCATTATCCCCATGTTAAATTCCTTGATATATAGCTTGAGAAACAAAGACGTAAATTGTGCCATacaaaggatgtggaaaaaactATGCAACTTTTTCTCCTAAAGCTTATGTACAATATGATTCCTATAAATTGCATTCTGGGCTTCCAGCTTTTCTCTGTGTATctctaaaaggaataaaaagcacaaataaattcaacatgtatttataaattgTCTTCCTTGACTCTATGTGCTGTACTTACATGACAacacaaagcaggaaaaaaaaaaaatctgcctttctcaagagggagagatggattataaataattaagtaaatagTATAATACCTTAGAATATGTTATGTGAATAGAATACACTATTGACAATAAATGCTTGTAAAGAGGGTAGGTATATAGTGTGGGAGTGACGAAGAATACTAGATATGGAAGAGGAGTTCACATGATTGTTTTTTATTCTCAGCTAttagaataaaattcattattcCTCCATGTgtggcagctccagcttggactgaatccttggcctgggaacttccatatgttgtgggtgcagccaaaaatgaaaaaaaaaaagatagttgatagatagatagatagatagatagatagatagatagatagatattgacAGTACCAGATTTCTTTGTAAAGAAACTTTTGTTGTTTTACCAGCAGGAGAAAAACCATGGAAATTTTCtctaaaacataatttaattattataactaatcttaattttttaaatctttctttttgcatagcttttcttttacctctcttacaggtttcatttaaaaaattttgctaATAACAGTAAGGGCTTTGCTGACTTTTCTTATGCTTGTCATTTTTGCCTGTTCATTTAGCCACCATCTCTGGTATAGGCATAGGGCTTCTTCCTGTTAATACTTGGTTAATTGTTTATATATAAGTGGATGATATGCAAACCATTTTACCTCTCCATTTTCCAATTGCCTAGACAATGAAAATCCATAAATTCCAAGGTCAGATTAAATGGCATTAATCCCAAATTGTGAACCAAAGAGAATTGCTTAACTGAATCCTACCTGAATTGTTAACTGAACACAACCTCTGTGAGCCAAAAACAAaagctgttgttatttttaatatactaaaTAGTGGGATGGTTTGTTATGTAGTATATTAAtcagaataataaaaacagattggagctgtagccgctgacctacaccacagccacagcaatgcaggatccaagctgcatctgcgacctacaccacagctcaaagcaatgccggatcgttaacccacttagcaagaccagggatcaaacctgcatcctcatggattctgatcaaattcatttctgctgagccatgatgggaactcatataaacatatctttaaataaaaattccccTTCCATGTAGGGAATTCTAAGTTCTTGTGGGGCAATGGTCTAGCTGGTGAACTGCAACAagttatgaaatttttaaaatcctacttTAGGTCATCAGTTAActgtaaaaacaattttttgtgtgttttttccatttcttgggccactcccggggcatatggaggttcccaggctaggggtcgaatcggagctgtagccaccagccgacgccagaaccacagcagcacaggatccaagccccgtctgcaacctacaccacagctcacgacaatgccggatccttaatccactgagaaagggcagggatagaacctgcaacctcaaggttcctagtcagatttgttaaccactgagccacgatgggaactccctttaaaaacaatttttatatgaACTAAATTGCAactgacaaatatttttttcaaaataatagagAATCTCCAATCATTATTTTCCTAGAGGTGTTTGCCTAATCTGACACAGATGCTTGTCATCAGTTTGCCCATATCAATAACTGAAAACCTGCAAAGCTTTGTTGACCAATGCGGATTTTGgcaaattcataattttttaaaattcaaatgtattttagGTTCTTCACAATGAGACATCTTTGGAACTGGAAGTAGATTAGAGACGTGGACCATATCTGTGAAAGGCAGGCTTAAATGTATTTCAGTTACATTCATGTATTAGAAATGAATTCTTTCTAGTAAGATGCATtgattataatatatacatggaAAATATAAGGGGTCAAGAGTAGCTAAATCCTTCTTAAAACTTTGACCAAGGGAGAAGTACCAGTTTACATAGATACCAAGATACATTAGGTAGAATATTTGATACAGGGTAATATTGGCACAGGAATAAAAAATAGTTCAACAGAACAGCAGATTCATTGAATTAGAATCTTTTATTTAGATGTATATGAATCCTTGAAATATGAAGAATTGGTACAAAATAGTAAAAACAGctggtcttttcaataaatggtgcttttATAGTTGGCTGTTCActtggaagagaaggaggggaaaCAATTTTTTTAGGTGAGAAAATACCTCTTTATTAGACTCAGGTCAGAAAACTctaattgtaaaagaaaaaatgataaacttaTTTATGCTGAAATTGCAAATTTTTATtgtcagaaaggaaataaataaatacaggacAACCCAAGATGGgggaaacatttctttcttttttttgtctttttgctatttctttgagcagctcccatggcatatggaggttcccaggctaggggtcaaaacggagctttagctgctggcctacgccagagccacagcaacgcgggatccgagccgtgtctgcaacctacaccacagctcacagcaacgccggattgttaacccactgagcaagggcagggaccgaacccgcaacctcatggttcctagtcggatttgttaaccactgtgccacggtgagAACTCCAGGGAAAACATTTCTAATGCACATCAACTAACAAAGGATTTGAagtttgaagaatattttatttatttatttatttatttatttatttatttttgtctttttgccttttctagggccactctcgcggcatatggagattccaaggctaggggtccaatcggagctgtagtcatcagcctacgccagagccacagcagcaagagatccgagccgcatctaagacctacaccacagctcacggcaatgccagatccttaacccactgagcaaggccagggaccgaacccgcaacctcatggttcctagtcggattcgttaaccactacgccacaatggaaactcctcaaaaatattttaaaaattaatgaaatagaaacaaagagctACCAATTTGATTATTTATATCAAGGTTTTCTTTGAATATCACTACAAAGTGTTCTGTGCAaaactcttctttatttttttctcttgtgactgaatttttttatgatttttctttttttccattatagctggtttacagtgttattgACTGATCCATTTAACTAAGCTCGAACAATTCAGAGTAGGCAAATGTTACCTGCCAAAGAAATTCTCACTCATTTTCTTAACTTATGTTCTAAATCTGAATTCCCAGTACtgtaaaaatctaaagaaaaaataggatTTCTACTTAATCATTGTAAAGTCAAAGTTTATTAACTATAAATATTTTCGCATTTAGTTCTGTGTGTGCATTAACATTCTCAATCACATTACTCTCTGCTTAAATGTAGCCAAAGTCACAAATGTTGTTTTCTCACTGAATCATTAGTTCTACAGAACAAATACAAGCACTTCCAACTACGAACACGCATTTGATAGCATGCATTAGCATATCAGTTGCTGTTTTTACTGTTTATGTGTATAATCTCTATTTACTAAaatacagatgggaaaaaaaaatctagaccaTTCAGTGGCAATGAATGGCAATGGAAGTTACCTAAAGAGAACTGGGGCAAactggttttctttcattaatcattgatttttttttaaattttaatcctttgtatatgaatatacatataaatatataaatcaaagtGTAATACTTGAATTAAGCATATTACTGCTATGAACTATTATCACCATTACAATGataaaaatagttaatatatTTGAATTACACTTTTATGGAATTTACATAAATGAACatcacatttctttaaaaatcaattatatcaAACTATTTTTCATGCCCAATGTGTTGCAAAATGTAAATGCAAAGACAACtacttttaaaggaattttatagtttttgttgtCCATAGAAAATAtgattccttttcttgttttaaatccAATCATTTTTGCTAGTATATTGACTGTGTCTTCATTGTGAAGTATGAACTagcaaatgtaaaattttttaactaatttaaacACTTTCTCATTAGTTTTAAATACCTCAGGCTGTATCTTGTGATATAAGTAGTTAACAAAGAcagtaaaatacagaaaactgtacataatgcaagtaatttttatttttgaagtatatgcAATATGATTCACAGTACCTtttgtaacagaaaaaaatttctaaaatgatgaGAAGTTATGGAGTTATATGCTCAAGTAATATTTCAGAACAGAACCCCTAGGCGAGCAGTTACACCCATCATATGATTAAAagattgctaatttttttttaatcttgaaggACTATGAAGTAGATTCTTAAAGTCAGAGATGGATAGAAAGGATGCTGAATTTTACCTACTTCCAAATAGATATAGATGTGTCAatctttttaattgggtttttagGTGTACATTATTGCAAACTGAAAATTATAATAGGGTCAATTTTTCACAACCTATCTTCTGCTGCTGAGGTCAATGATgtctaagaagaggaagaaaaataagcaaattaccactagttaaaaaaaacctcatttggAATCgtgttttactttttacttaaCAAGGTGATTtaccaaatttaaaaagtattacacattttaaaaaataaaatacattgttatGTGAACTATTATTATGATTTTCtgagtaaataattttaaatatttagaaaaaaatttaattctttatatctccattcatatattttcagttttacaaaTATCAGAAAAGATGCATGGAAATATATGGATAGATAAAatgaatttcattaaatttattttattaaagttgattgcTGAGGATGTTAATAATCTAGTGTTTCAGGTGAGCTACTTTAAGTCACCTTTCCTAGAATGCAGTTGTTCATTACATCACTTCTTCTTTCTAATCTTCACTTCCTCATGTGAAAAGAGGTACAGAATACAATTACTTTTACAATACTTAAAAAGTCTAGAATTCATTGAATTCTTGTGAATGGTAATAAGTGAATAACTGGTTGAATATTGTATGATTAAATGGACTGAAATTAACAGAGGAAATGCCTCATTTCTATGGCCCTTCTCACAGCTTCCTTTACCTCTGTTTCTCAGACTGTAAATCAGTGGGTTTAACATGGGAATTACTAGTGTGTAGAACACAGAAACCACCTATACTTGTTCCACAGAATACTGGGAACTTGGCTGAATGTAATTAAAACTTAATGTACCATAAATATGGTCACGGCAGTCAAGTGAGaggcacaggtggagaaggctttctGAAACTCTCTAATTCACTGATAGTCAACCATGAATTGTGAGGCAGATTCCATTAAGCCAGACAAAGCTAGAAATATGAAGGAATATCTGTATTCTACCCATGAGACAGAGTTTGTAGTTTGAGTCAAACTAtgttaattttcttctaaaagaaaatagacaaaaatacatagaaaaatcaaTCCTCTTAAGAAGAATAGAATAATATTCAGACCATTTCATATCATGATTTTGTAATAACCAAGATAGAATCCAAAATTCCTTGGCACATCAATGtccaagaaaattataaaaagcctTGAAATGTTAGTATAAAGTAGTTCTTAGTTCTTCTGCTCGCTTCTCAATCTTTAGAGAGTTAATCTCTGTTCCTTGGGTTATGGCTTTAGTAATTTTATGACCTCTGCTACCCACTCCATCCCCTGCAtccatttctgtttatttgtggGAGAGAGAGGTAGCACAACTATACTTTATATCACTGCAGGATTTTGGGCAAAAGaattaaagcaataaaatttctagaaaaaaattaaataaatattcaaataatatgaaattaaagCATCATCTTTAAATAAGTAATATATAGTCTTTGTCCTTTTATATGGCAAAACTATAATAATGGTTGTACTGAGATGTGCTATCATAATGATCTCAACCCTACTCTTACCTGAGCTGAGATCCCACCAGTCTTGGGATCAGCAAAACCTCACTGAGaataaaatctaggagttcccaccatggctcagcagtaatgaacccagctagtatccatgaggatgcatgtttgatcccttgcctcactcagtgggttaaggatcccctgtttccatgagctgtggtatagaccagcagctgcagctctgattccatgcctagcctgggaatctccacatgttgcaggtgcagccctatatatttcatatttaaagatgagattttaatttcaaatctTCCAGTTATCAGTTGTGCACCTTTGTTCAAATTACATGGTTTATCTGAGCTTGATGTCCTCTGAATATAGGAACACTATTTctcttacatatattttaacacaGTGCCcactacatattttatttgaataataaattcaaagaaaaaatattatatggtGAGGATGATGCCATTTCAAATTTATCAtgaggagttcacatcgtggttcagtggaaacaaatctgactaatatccatgaagatgctggttcaatccctggccttgctcagtgggttaaggatccagcatcgctgtgaggggagctctggtgtaggtcacagtcagggcttagatctggcgttgctgtggctgcggtgtaggccagcagctgtagttccaattcaactcctagcctaagaacttccaaatgacacgggtgtggccccaaaagacaaaataaataaataaataaaatttatcatgaCTTTTGGAACTCTTCTAATTTTACTAGAATGAAGATGAAGTCAAAGTGTTACTTTAATTATTGACAGTGTTTTGGGGAGTGAGTAATTTTATGTTCTCCATGACCTGTACAGTTCATTTATGctgttttgttcctttcttaaaattatcCCTTACGTTTTTTCTCTAGAGAGTATGTAGGGTGTCCTAGATAATTAGCAAACACCatgggcaatttttaaaaatcactcagaTGATTTGGGCATAATCATGTGAATCAATTATATGCTATTTCCTCAGGGAGCATAGCAGAATAAAGGAAGGCATATATTCTTCTTAcccacagaaaaagcaaaatttatttgaagaagaaaatccaGTTCTTCATTAAAGGTGAGTAGACAGGAATTGTTGATTTCAGTTATCACCTGTGTGTAGGTAATTTCCAGTGGGTTCTGGATTCTGACTATGGACACTCCTATGGTCATTGACAGATGATTCTTTACACTATAAAAATTCATTGTCTCCCTTTTTAATTGCAGTATTTGAGAACATTAAATCCCACAAATTGACTAGATGTCATATATCCATTTGATTTGGAAAAGTTGATAGTGCATTTGGATAATCcaagtgaagagaaaaatatatgaaaaaaatcattactggTCTAAGCTATTATAATCTATTAAGGTTAGGATTTCCAGACAAAATACACAATTCCCAGTTACatatgaatttcagataaaaatatttttagcctATGTCCTATATACTActtgataaatattattttatataaatatatctaatgtaatgtttaaaaaataatacatcaaaatatatattataccttatactattttataaaagtatgcaataatttaaatgaaaataatttcaataaaagtGTTTAAGTTCTTACATATAAGGACGAACTCTCATGCATGAACTTGTAGGTTTTTTtagttgtttgcttgttttccctCCTGGTTGCTTACTACATTCCCCCCCGCCAGAATAGGCTTTATAAACTGAGTGAGTAGACTGGAAAATAAACAGAATGATTTAAGAGTTATAGAGAAAGCCCTGAACCCCAAATAATTCCTAACTGCTATCACGAGATTTGAAGATTAAAAAGTCAGTCATACCTTTGCATCCTTTTGTATTCTGCCTGCTGTAATGGTTAGTTCTAAATGGAAGTACATAAACTGTTGCATcaagatgttaaaaaaatgaccagagaggagttccctggtggctcagtgggtaaacgatctggcattgtcactgctgtggctttggtcattgctgtggcacaggtttgatccctggcccagcatatggcttccatatgctgtaaatgtggccaaaattaaaaaaaaaataaaaggtgaccAACGATATCCTTTCTCAAATAAGAATGGGCAAGGTGTTCATATCATTTTGGAGTTCTTGACAccattcttttcaataaatacccagaagtgagcattcctggatcatatggggAGTTGCTAATGAACAGATACAAAATTTTGATCATGCAAAATGACTAGG
This is a stretch of genomic DNA from Sus scrofa isolate TJ Tabasco breed Duroc unplaced genomic scaffold, Sscrofa11.1 Contig53, whole genome shotgun sequence. It encodes these proteins:
- the LOC100739499 gene encoding olfactory receptor 8K3-like, whose translation is METENLTTLNEFILMGITDRPELQAPLFGLFLLIYVILVVGNLGMVILTKVDARLQTPMYFFVRHLAFTDLGCSTTVGPKMLVNFVVDRNAIPYYSCATQLAFFIVFIISEHFILSAMSYDRYVAICHPLLYPVIMSQKVCWVLVAIPYLYSTFVSLLISIKIFNLSFCGYGVIRHFYCDIFPLLSLLCSNTHEVELIILISAGFNLISSLLIVLVSYLFILEAILRMNSAEGRHKAFSTCGSHLTVVTVFYGTLIFMYVQPESSHSFDTDKVASIFYTLIIPMLNSLIYSLRNKDVNCAIQRMWKKLCNFFS